One genomic window of Streptomyces sp. WP-1 includes the following:
- a CDS encoding 3-hydroxyacyl-CoA dehydrogenase family protein, which translates to MATPLSDTPLSLKKIAVVGLGTMGTGITEVLVQAGREVVGIDIGEAQAARALAALETSTARSVERGRLTGAERADALSRFRTSTDLAAAADADLVIEVVPESYEIKHQIFRELDGVVRPETILATGTNALSVTRLAADSARPERVLGLHFFNPAPAMKLVEVVSSVLTAPQVVAAVTDLALELGKEPVAVGDRPGFVADGLLFGYLNQAAAMYEAHYASREDIDAAMRLGCGLPMGPLALLDLIGIDTARTVLDAMYAESRDRLHAPAPILKQLSEAGLTGRKSGRGFYTYEAPGSATVVPDPLTPAADGTGVPGREVRSVGVAGSGTMASGIAEVFAKAGYDVVLAARSEEKAEAAKARIGTSLARSVDKGRLTAEAAAQTLERITPAGSYDAFADVDLAVEAVAEDLEVKRQLFQTLDKVCKPGAVLATTTSSLPVVACARATSRPQDVIGMHFFNPAPAMKLVEVVRTVLTADDAHATVREVCRKVRKHAVDCGDRAGFIVNALLFPYLNNAVKMVEEHYATLDDIDAAMRLGGGYPMGPFELLDVVGLDVSLAIEKVLHREFRDPGLAPAPLLEHLVAAGCLGRKTGRGFREYARR; encoded by the coding sequence ATGGCCACTCCCCTGTCCGACACCCCTCTGTCCCTCAAGAAGATCGCCGTCGTCGGCCTCGGCACGATGGGCACCGGCATCACCGAGGTCCTCGTGCAGGCCGGCCGCGAGGTCGTCGGCATCGACATCGGCGAGGCCCAGGCCGCCCGCGCGCTGGCCGCCCTGGAGACCTCCACCGCCCGCTCCGTCGAGCGCGGCCGGCTGACCGGGGCCGAGCGCGCGGACGCCCTCTCCCGCTTCCGTACCTCCACCGACCTGGCCGCGGCGGCCGACGCCGACCTCGTGATCGAGGTGGTCCCGGAGTCGTACGAGATCAAGCACCAGATCTTCCGTGAACTGGACGGCGTGGTCCGCCCGGAGACCATCCTCGCCACCGGCACCAACGCGCTGTCGGTGACCCGGCTCGCCGCCGACTCGGCCCGCCCCGAGCGCGTGCTCGGACTGCACTTCTTCAACCCGGCCCCGGCGATGAAGCTGGTGGAGGTCGTCTCCTCGGTGCTGACCGCGCCGCAGGTCGTCGCCGCCGTCACGGATCTCGCGCTGGAACTGGGCAAGGAGCCCGTCGCGGTCGGCGACCGCCCCGGCTTCGTCGCCGACGGCCTGCTGTTCGGCTACCTCAACCAGGCCGCCGCGATGTACGAGGCCCACTACGCCTCCCGCGAGGACATCGACGCGGCGATGCGGCTGGGCTGCGGCCTGCCGATGGGCCCGCTGGCGCTGCTCGACCTGATCGGCATCGACACCGCGCGCACCGTCCTGGACGCCATGTACGCCGAGTCCCGCGACCGGCTGCACGCGCCCGCCCCGATCCTCAAGCAGCTCAGCGAGGCGGGCCTGACCGGCCGCAAGTCCGGGCGCGGCTTCTACACCTACGAGGCGCCGGGCAGCGCCACCGTGGTGCCGGACCCGCTGACCCCGGCGGCGGACGGCACCGGCGTCCCGGGCCGCGAGGTCCGCTCGGTGGGCGTCGCCGGCTCCGGCACCATGGCCTCCGGCATCGCCGAGGTGTTCGCCAAGGCGGGCTACGACGTCGTCCTGGCCGCCCGCAGCGAGGAGAAGGCCGAGGCCGCCAAGGCCCGGATCGGCACGTCGCTGGCGCGCTCCGTGGACAAGGGCCGGCTGACCGCCGAGGCGGCCGCGCAGACCCTGGAGCGGATCACCCCGGCCGGTTCCTACGACGCGTTCGCGGACGTCGACCTGGCCGTCGAGGCGGTCGCCGAGGACCTGGAGGTCAAGCGGCAGCTCTTCCAGACGCTGGACAAGGTCTGCAAGCCCGGCGCGGTGCTCGCCACCACCACCTCCTCGCTGCCCGTCGTCGCCTGCGCCCGCGCCACCTCACGCCCGCAGGACGTGATCGGCATGCACTTCTTCAACCCGGCCCCGGCCATGAAGCTGGTCGAGGTGGTGCGCACGGTGCTGACCGCCGACGATGCGCACGCCACCGTCCGCGAGGTCTGCCGCAAGGTCCGCAAGCACGCGGTGGACTGCGGCGACCGGGCCGGCTTCATCGTCAACGCGCTGCTGTTCCCGTACCTGAACAACGCGGTCAAGATGGTCGAGGAGCACTACGCGACGCTGGACGACATCGACGCGGCGATGCGGCTCGGCGGCGGCTACCCGATGGGCCCGTTCGAACTGCTGGACGTGGTCGGCCTGGACGTCTCGCTGGCCATCGAGAAGGTGCTGCACCGCGAGTTCCGCGACCCCGGTCTCGCCCCGGCCCCGCTCCTGGAGCACCTGGTGGCCGCGGGCTGCCTCGGCCGCAAGACCGGCCGCGGCTTCCGCGAGTATGCCCGCCGCTGA
- a CDS encoding TetR family transcriptional regulator: MQYVRVMSQPAKSSRTPATPDAPESAAGGRAAAQRLKMRRELAAAAMELFATKGYEATTVDEIAAAAGVARRTFFRHFRSKEEAIFPDHDDTLVRAEAVLNAAPAHEHPLDTVCRGIKEVMRMYAAHPDISVARYRLTREVPTLREAEIASVARYERLFTRYLLGHFDERAHADDANDDPLLAEVAASAVVTAHNHVLRRWLRADGQGDVEAQLDHAFAIVRKTFGTGIGAGRSTAARPAATAPATVSPHGEVLVTVARTDAPLEEVMRTIEEALKER; the protein is encoded by the coding sequence ATGCAGTACGTTCGGGTCATGTCCCAGCCCGCCAAGTCCTCACGTACACCAGCTACGCCCGACGCGCCGGAAAGTGCCGCAGGCGGTCGCGCCGCCGCCCAGCGGCTCAAGATGCGCCGAGAACTGGCGGCCGCCGCCATGGAGCTGTTCGCGACCAAGGGGTACGAGGCCACCACCGTCGACGAGATCGCGGCGGCGGCCGGAGTCGCCCGCCGCACCTTCTTCCGTCACTTCCGCTCCAAGGAGGAGGCGATCTTCCCGGACCACGACGACACCCTGGTCCGCGCCGAGGCGGTCCTCAACGCCGCTCCGGCGCACGAGCACCCCCTGGACACGGTGTGCCGGGGCATCAAAGAGGTCATGAGGATGTACGCGGCGCACCCGGACATCTCGGTGGCCCGCTACCGGCTCACGCGCGAGGTGCCCACCCTGCGCGAGGCCGAGATCGCCTCCGTCGCCCGCTACGAGCGCCTGTTCACCCGCTATCTGCTCGGCCACTTCGACGAGCGCGCGCACGCGGACGACGCCAACGACGATCCGCTGCTGGCCGAGGTCGCCGCCTCCGCCGTCGTCACCGCGCACAACCATGTGCTGCGGCGCTGGCTGCGCGCGGACGGCCAGGGCGATGTGGAGGCGCAGCTCGACCACGCGTTCGCGATCGTCCGCAAGACCTTCGGCACCGGCATCGGCGCCGGACGGAGCACGGCCGCCCGGCCGGCCGCCACCGCCCCGGCGACGGTCTCCCCGCACGGCGAGGTGCTCGTCACCGTCGCCCGTACCGACGCCCCCCTCGAAGAGGTCATGCGCACCATCGAGGAGGCGCTGAAGGAGCGCTGA
- the ccrA gene encoding crotonyl-CoA carboxylase/reductase, with product MKDILDAIQSKDATSADFAALPLPESYRAITVHKDETEMFAGLSTRDKDPRKSIHLDDVPVPELGPGEALVAVMASSVNYNSVWTSIFEPLSTFGFLERYGRTNELAKRHDLPYHIIGSDLAGVVLRTGPGVNAWKPGDEVVAHCLSVELESSDGHNDTMLDPEQRIWGFETNFGGLAEIALVKSNQLMPKPDHLSWEEAAAPGLVNSTAYRQLVSRNGAGMKQGDNVLIWGASGGLGSYATQFALAGGANPICVVSSDQKADICRSMGAEAIIDRNAEGYKFWKDETTQDPKEWKRFGKRIRELTGGEDIDIVFEHPGRETFGASVFVTRKGGTITTCASTSGYMHEYDNRYLWMSLKRIIGSHFANYREAWEANRLIAKGKIHPTLSKVYSLEDTGQAAYDVHRNLHQGKVGVLCLAPEEGLGVRDEELRAQHIDAINRFRNI from the coding sequence GTGAAGGACATCCTCGACGCGATCCAGTCGAAGGACGCGACGTCCGCCGACTTCGCCGCACTGCCGCTCCCCGAGTCCTACCGGGCGATCACCGTGCACAAGGACGAGACGGAGATGTTCGCGGGCCTGAGCACCCGCGACAAGGACCCACGCAAGTCGATCCACCTGGACGACGTGCCCGTGCCCGAGCTCGGACCGGGCGAGGCCCTGGTGGCCGTGATGGCCTCCTCGGTCAACTACAACTCGGTGTGGACCTCGATCTTCGAGCCGCTGTCCACGTTCGGGTTCCTGGAGCGCTACGGCCGCACCAACGAGCTGGCCAAGCGGCACGACCTGCCGTACCACATCATCGGCTCCGACCTCGCGGGCGTCGTCCTGCGCACCGGCCCCGGGGTCAACGCCTGGAAGCCCGGCGACGAGGTCGTGGCCCACTGTCTCTCCGTCGAGCTGGAGTCCTCCGACGGCCACAACGACACGATGCTCGACCCCGAGCAGCGCATCTGGGGCTTCGAAACCAACTTCGGCGGCCTCGCCGAGATCGCCCTGGTCAAGTCCAACCAGCTGATGCCGAAGCCGGACCACCTCAGCTGGGAGGAGGCCGCCGCCCCCGGTCTGGTCAACTCCACCGCCTACCGCCAGCTGGTGTCCCGCAACGGCGCCGGCATGAAGCAGGGCGACAACGTCCTCATCTGGGGCGCGAGCGGCGGACTCGGCTCGTACGCCACGCAGTTCGCGCTGGCCGGCGGCGCCAACCCGATCTGTGTCGTCTCCAGCGACCAGAAGGCGGACATCTGCCGGTCGATGGGCGCCGAGGCGATCATCGACCGCAACGCCGAGGGCTACAAGTTCTGGAAGGACGAGACCACCCAGGACCCCAAGGAGTGGAAGCGCTTCGGCAAGCGCATCCGCGAGCTCACCGGCGGCGAGGACATCGACATCGTCTTCGAGCACCCCGGCCGCGAGACCTTCGGCGCCAGCGTCTTCGTCACCCGCAAGGGCGGCACCATCACCACCTGCGCCTCCACCTCGGGCTACATGCACGAGTACGACAACCGCTACCTGTGGATGTCCCTGAAGCGGATCATCGGCTCGCACTTCGCCAACTACCGCGAGGCCTGGGAGGCCAACCGCCTCATCGCCAAGGGCAAGATCCACCCGACCCTGTCGAAGGTGTACTCCCTGGAGGACACCGGCCAGGCCGCCTACGACGTCCACCGCAACCTGCACCAGGGCAAGGTCGGCGTCCTGTGCCTCGCCCCCGAGGAAGGCCTCGGCGTGCGCGACGAGGAGCTGCGGGCCCAGCACATCGACGCCATCAACCGTTTCCGGAACATCTGA